The following coding sequences lie in one Flavobacteriales bacterium genomic window:
- a CDS encoding alpha/beta fold hydrolase, with product MKLNYKKLGEGTPLIILHGLFGSLDNWMSIAKELSSDFEVYLVDERNHGQSPHSNEFSYEVMAEDLYEFIQEHHIVNPIVLGHSMGGKTAMQFAMNYPSSLSKLIVADIAPKAYPVHHRQIIDGLLSLNFEVIKTRQEADMELSKHISDISVRQFLLKNLYWIESGKLAWRFNLSVINDNIDMVGVGLKNINIFSKPTLFVRGEKSNYVLDSDFEEIKKIFSDAKIETISNSGHWVHAENPTEFLQIVKSFLMS from the coding sequence ATGAAATTAAATTATAAAAAACTAGGTGAAGGCACGCCTTTAATTATTTTGCATGGCTTATTTGGTTCGTTAGATAATTGGATGAGTATTGCCAAAGAATTGAGTTCAGATTTTGAGGTTTATTTGGTCGATGAACGAAACCATGGTCAGTCGCCTCATAGCAATGAGTTTAGTTATGAAGTAATGGCTGAAGATTTATATGAGTTTATACAAGAACATCACATTGTAAACCCAATTGTTTTAGGGCATTCTATGGGCGGAAAAACAGCCATGCAGTTTGCGATGAATTACCCAAGTTCATTGTCCAAATTAATTGTTGCAGATATTGCTCCAAAGGCTTACCCAGTTCATCACCGACAAATTATTGATGGGTTGTTGTCGTTAAATTTTGAAGTGATTAAAACTAGGCAAGAGGCAGATATGGAACTTTCAAAACACATTAGCGATATATCTGTGCGTCAGTTTTTGTTAAAAAACTTGTATTGGATTGAATCAGGGAAATTGGCTTGGCGATTTAATTTGTCAGTAATTAATGATAATATTGATATGGTGGGAGTTGGATTGAAAAACATCAACATTTTTTCAAAACCTACACTTTTTGTTCGTGGCGAAAAATCGAATTATGTGTTGGATTCAGATTTTGAAGAAATTAAAAAAATATTTTCTGATGCTAAAATAGAAACAATTTCAAATAGCGGACATTGGGTTCATGCTGAAAACCCAACAGAATTTCTTCAAATTGTTAAATCTTTTTTAATGAGCTAA
- a CDS encoding biotin/lipoyl-binding protein encodes MDTIKVIAENKKEHQIAFDKELKSGTIDNAVFNWDVSKINERTFHVIKNNKSYNVELLKVNKEEKNFFIKVNGKKFKFAVKDKYDELLKSLGMDNLATTKVTNLKAPMPGLVIDISVEVGQTVEKGDALLILEAMKMENVIKSPTDGVIKSIAVNKGDAVEKNQVLLNF; translated from the coding sequence ATGGATACGATAAAGGTAATTGCAGAAAACAAAAAAGAGCATCAAATTGCTTTTGACAAAGAGTTGAAAAGCGGAACTATTGATAACGCTGTATTCAATTGGGATGTGTCGAAAATTAACGAGCGTACTTTTCATGTGATAAAAAACAACAAGTCGTACAATGTAGAATTGTTGAAAGTTAACAAGGAAGAAAAAAACTTTTTTATAAAAGTAAACGGTAAAAAATTCAAGTTTGCAGTTAAAGACAAATACGATGAATTATTAAAAAGCCTTGGAATGGACAATTTAGCCACTACAAAGGTTACCAACCTAAAAGCTCCAATGCCAGGTTTGGTTATTGATATTTCGGTTGAAGTTGGACAAACTGTAGAAAAAGGCGATGCTTTATTGATTTTGGAAGCTATGAAAATGGAAAATGTAATAAAATCGCCAACTGATGGTGTAATAAAAAGTATTGCAGTAAACAAAGGTGATGCGGTTGAAAAAAACCAAGTTTTATTGAATTTTTAA